A window of Macrotis lagotis isolate mMagLag1 chromosome 1, bilby.v1.9.chrom.fasta, whole genome shotgun sequence genomic DNA:
ATGAATGATTGTTGCCTCAAATAAACTGAGATctggtctcccactgcatccagggccatttccagctATCCTCATccatctagtcactggacccaaatggttctgaaggagaaagtgaggttggtaactgAACAGTTCTTTCTCACTTATGACATCATGATaagtcatgatatcaccttcctgatgtcatggtcctctttgaaaacaaagaataaacaacaaaaacattccCATCCACTTCAACCCCTCCCTCCCAATGTCCCACTCCAGATTTTCTTGTCCCTTCACCATGCCCTCTATGGAAATTTTGTCCATGATTCAAAaacttcctttcattttaaatttcttctcttgCCATCTTCTAGCTCTCCCTGAGATCTGGCTTCCTTTGGATATGTCACTGTATCTCTGACCATCTTTCCAGTAATggcttcattttctctcttaccCCTAGACTCCTGGTCATGGTAAGGAATCAGACTATTCCTTGCTCCCAAATGCCACTTCCGGATCCTCTATCACAATTATTTGAGGAACCTCTTCATTTCGAAAGTTGTATGAACTTCAAAATGGATTACCCCATCAAGATTCTGGTAGCCATTATCTATCAACCCCCAAgatattctccttcctttctaaaTGATTTCATTACCTGATTCATGGCCTCCCTCTTCACCCCTCTCCATCCCTACCTTGTTTCTAGacaaatcatcaatatttttaaaattcaattttattttattttcagttctaaattctctttctcccctttcccactTCTTcattcattgagaagacaagaaaataaaacccattaCAAATGTTTAAAATCATGCAACACAAATGATTGCATTACCTCTGtccaagatttttaaaatggaaggaaaagaacataTGTTTCCATGTGCACTCAGAGACCAATTCTatctggaagtggatagtatATTTGAtaatgagttctttggaattgtggttgatCAGAGTTACTAAGCCTTTCACAGTTGTCTGggccctccctttttttttttttttttaacaatattgcTTTATTGCGTAAATAGTTTTCCTggctctgttcatttcatttttaaaaacaattatgcttttttttttaaaaaagaattaatccctattcttattaaaacaatagaaagcataggaataaatggagtcttTCTCAAAATGATTAGCTAGGtaaaatgaagaacaagcatCTGTAATGGGAAGCTAGaagttttttcaataagattagGGATAAGACAAatcaattattattactattattcaatattgtattaaaatgctagctatagcaataaaacaagaaaaaacttaaaggaataaaaattggcAAAAGGATTAAGATCAAGGGAATCAGTTTTGAAAAACTGTGAAACTTGGTGACCCAACagtaccagatttaaaactatattacaaagtgaataatttgatactggctaagaaatagagtaatgagtcaatggaatagattatgtACAAAATGCACAGTAGTAAAAAACTATAGTAATTTAGTCTTTGAGAAATCCAAAGTTCTAAGCTTTTTGGGAGCAAAAGCTCATCATTTGATAGAAATTGTCAGGAAAATGGGAGAacaatttggcagaaactagacagaACAACATCTCATGCCATAATCcatgataaggtcaaaattggtacatgattcagacataaaatataatatcataagcaaatgAATACGGGAAGTGTTTTTCATCAAATGAGAGAAGATTATGGGAAGTAAAACAGGTaatttatattgaattgaaatgaaaattagaaggaaagcagtaaactgagggaaagaaatttatagtaaacttctctgataaaggcctcatttctcaaatttataagaaactcagccaaatttataaaaataagagccattcccaatcaataaatggtcaaaaggatatgtacaggcagttttcagaaaaattcAGTTATAAAAagttacatgaaaaaatgttctaaatcactattgattagagaaattcaaattaaaacaactctgatacTACCTTAtatctatcagactggctaacCTGACACataaggaaaacaataaacatagaaaagggatatggaaaaataaggatactaatgcattgttggtagaattgtgaattgatccaaccattctgaagaactaTAAAGCTGTGCATACCTTTTCCCccatcacatttatttatttttatttttccccaataatttattttatttttccaatcaatgttttgaaagtttttcaacattcatccacatgcatctacatatttataagttgcataatttccttccaccctccctttctacccTCATCCTCTCCgtagtgaacagtctggtgattactgtacatttgtgtttaacatgtttacagattagtcattttctgtatgataaattaaaactaagggaaaaaagaaaaccatgagaagaaattttatataagtGAATatatgggggaaaaattataaaactcaaaataaataaaatttttctaaaaaaaaataaaagtgaacatagtggtcatttagattctgtaggtttttctttgttttgttttgcttttcttcttctggatgtggatagcattatccataacaggtctcccagggttgtcctagctttctgaactgctgagaagagttgcatCTAtgatagttgatcaactcacaatgttgttgttaaggtgtacaatgttcttttggttctactccttttgctcagcatcagatcctgcagttcattctgtgcttctctagagtctgaccatttatagtttctttctttcttttttttttaacagggcaatggggttaagtggcttgcccaaggccacgcaactaggtaatgattaagtgtctgaggccggatttgaactcagagactcctgactccaggcccagtgctctatccactgcgccacctagccacccccatgtatagtttcttatagaacagtagtactccataacattcatatgccataacttgtttagccattctccagctGATGGGTATAACCTCAATTACCaatttttgccattacaaaaaagagttgctatgaatattttggagcatgtgggaATTtccctatttattattatttcttcttgatataggcCTAGTACTGgcattgttgggtcaaagggtatgatcaattttgttgctctttgggcatagttccatattgctctctagaatggttggattatgtgcataccctttgatccagcaatatcaccacTAGGTCTGTGTCACAaagtgatcataaaaaaaggggaaagtgccgatttatataaaaatatttctaggaatggattttttgtgcaaggcaacaggtttaagtgacttgcctaaggtcacacaactaagcaattattaagtgactgaggctgaatttgaactcaggtcctccctcagtgctctctccactgtaccacctactgtCCTCCAGGGAtgctatttgtggtggcaaagaattggaaattgaggggatgtccatcatttggggaatggctaacaagctatatgtgaatgtaatggaatacaattgtgcCACAAAAAATGAGGAGCAGAAAACAAACTGATACTGAGTTACATAAGGAAACCAGGGAGAAaactgtacacagtaatagcaacactgtgccttcacttagctcttctcagcaatatagtgatccagGGCATTTCGaaaagacatgatggaaaatgccatccatatctagagaaagaattatggctTCTGAATGCTTGATCAAAGCACACTAttctcatttgtttgtttgtttgtttttctttgttcttgtttttttttctttggtcctgattcttctttcataatgtgactaatatggagatatagttaacatgattgtacatacataacctatatcagattgcttgctatcttgtagaggagggagggaaaaaaatccaaactcaaaatcttacaaaaatgaatgttgaaaactatcttttcatgtaactgaaaaaatattatttttttaaaaagacaatcaGCATTTATCATTGTAAGTAATAAATGGTTATTAGGGAATTTGTACAGATTTGTTTAGGATAAAGAATAcacaagaagaaaaggaaggagatgaaATTTCAGCTCCACCAAGGAGAAAACTATTATTACCTAGAATGTTCACTGTCAGTAGACCCCAGGGATGCAAGCACAGGATATATTGGGTGTTGGGAACAGCTCTAGAGGTTCCCATTAGTCATTTAAGAGATtttaccttctctctcttctgAGCTTCCCTGCTAGGGGCATGTCTCCCCAATATATACTGCACCACAGTGTCATTCTTCAGGAAATCACATGAACCTACTTTGGGTAGGGGTGTCTCAAAGGTAATGAATGATTCTTTTAAAACAGAATAAGAAAAGTTCGTTTGATTTATCAGTTAAGAGGCTGTTGGTAAACTTGGAAAGAGAGGTCAAATGGTGGAACAGGAAGCCAGACGGCAAATGGGTAAAGTGAGGCAGTAAAGGTGAAAAGTGTAGACAACTTTTTCTAGGAGTTAGCTGAGAAAAGTGGAAGAAAGACCAATGGTTtgaggagatagcaaaattaaagaatttttctcAAGCTAATAGAGATCTGGATTTGGTACTGGATTTGGCTTCAGGAGTTCAAAGATCCTCTTGGATACATGTTGTAGGATCCgaggcaagtcattgaacttctgtctcagtttcctcccctgtaaaatggggataataatgtcaACTTCCTCTGCTTACAAAGGGAGGCAAAATTACAGCTCCTAGGATCACCATGTGAATCACTAGAATTACTGACAAGAGGCAGACCTACCCTCCCAGGGGAACCAATCTCAAAAGGATCGTCCTCAGCAGCGGTAGCAGAAGTAAATAGGATACAGGCAGCTTCTGTGTTTGATATTCCTTCACTAGTGATGGGGGCCCTAAGATGGGATATGTGGGGGAAGGTTTAGGGTGGGGAGGCAAGGATGCCCCAGAAAAGAGCTCAGGCAGCCTTCCTGCTCCCCATCTCCCTCCATCAACAACCCagcccctcctctctctcctttgttAGCTAAGGTGAAAGTGAAAGCTGAAGTACCAAGAAAAGGAAGTGTCCAAATTAGTTGTGCACAATCCTCTCCGTGTTCTTTAGGAGCCTGGACCCCAGCACCATCTTCTTGCCCCCTCCTGACTACCCCGATCTTTCCAGCCTCCTCTTCATCACACCTGCCTAGCCTCCTCCCCAGGCTCTCCACCTCACATCCACTCAGCTCAGACCATGCTTCACCCAACTTGGGAGGCCCAGGGGGGCTTCTCCTTCGAGAACTGCCAGAGGTAAGAGGAAGCCAGATTGAGTTTTGGAGTCCAGGATTGGGGAGGTGGGGGTTCATGTTTTCTCTGATGAGTTTGGGTACTTGCTTTGAATTTCTgggaactggaaaagaaaagtgaaactgcctgggtgggggaggggatgaGGCAATTTAGAGAGGTTATTGCAATTCTTAAATGGAAAGTCTTGGGGCTGGGTGTCCTGGGATGGGGGGAGATGGGGGGGGACACTATATTCTATCCTAAAAGGTCTAAGTTCAAGGAACTAGAAAGACACCCTCTAGTGGGATTCCTAGCTTCAGAGAgtcttcttttcccatttcctaCACCCCAGAAACACATTTTTAGAGTCTTCCCTAAAGGGTCTCCATGTCCCCCATGCCCGAAAAACTGGTACCACCATCGCTGGCATTGTGTTTaaggtgaggaggaatggggGTTGGAGTGGGGATGGGAGAGACAGCTCAGTTGTGGGTGTTAGTGGTGGAGGTGGTGATGAAGGGAACTGATTTTGGTGAGGAAGTGAGGAGATAGTGCTAGTAGGGTATTGAGGGCTTGAACCAAGACTGGACCTCTTTTCTAGGAGGGAGTCATCCTTGGGTCAGACACCCGGGCCACCAATGACTCAGTTGTAGCTGATAAGAACTGTGAAAAAATCCACTTCATCTCCCCAAACATCTAGTGAGTTACCTTTCCTATCTCAGCTCCCTGCCCTTTTCCTATTCATCCCCAGCTATCTACTCCTTAGTACAAAGGAATTGGAGCTGGAGGGTCCATCAGAAATCATCTAGGCcaaccttattttacaaatgaggaaactgaatacaCAGGGAAGGAAATGAGTTAGTGGCAGAGCTGAAGTTCAAAAAACAAACCCTCTGGTTCCAAACCCGATGTTTTTTCATAATTAGTATTAGTTGGCTTTTTGCTTCAGGGTTTCCTCTGCCCCCAGACCACCCCAACCTGGCCTAGCTTGAACCTTCTTCCCTACAAGTCTCTTTATCTAATGCTGACTTTCTTTTCAGTTGCTGTGGGGCAGGGGTGGCAGCAGATGCTGATATGACCACACAATTAATGGCATCCAACATGGAGCTACATGCTTTGTCCACGGGCAGGAAGCCACGGGTGGCCACTGTTACCCGAATGCTCCGTCAAATGCTATTCCGGTGATGTGGGAACTGGGGAGGGAAAATTAGGAAGACATTGGGGAGATCTATAAAGGAGACAGAGTGAATGCTTGGGATGGAGACTGGAAGATAAAATAGGGTGGGAGGTTAAGAGCTGGAGGGAACCGGGACTGGTTAGGGGAACCTAGGTGtggggaaaagaaataatgacATTTCTCTCTATAGCTACCAGGGCCATATTGGGGCCTCCTTGATTGTAGGAGGAGTGGATGTCACAGGTCCCCATCTCTACAGTGTGCATCCCCATGGCTCCTACAGCCATCTGCTCTTCACTGCCATGGGTGAGTCTCTAGAGTGGCAGACCTCCTCTACCCCTGGATtcctagaatcacagaatctcagttaAAATGCCCAGAAGTTATTTTACAGTGAGAAAGCTGAAGTTCAGATAGCCCAGTATTGACACAGGAAGTAAACAAGAGTCAAAATTCAAATCTAGGACCTCCAGCTTCAAATTTAACTCCCATTTACTTCCTTAAACAGGATGGCAATAGTTGTTGGAAAAGGTTTCTTTATACTCATTCTTTCTAAATCTGCTCCAGTGTAATTTACAAGGCACAATTAATACAGTTaataaacttggagtcaggaagaactgagttcagatctttaTTTTACTAGacatgtgaccctaggcaagttacttatccATCCCCCCtcagctttggtttcctcatctataaaatgtaataGCACCCTATTTCAGAAGGTTAACGAGAGGATCCAGTGAGATAATATGTACTTTAAAACTTTATTATTAGAGAACTCTGAGAACAAATATTCCTAAAGATATTTTCCCCATTCAACTACTTCACCACCAACACCGACTCCCCATCTCATAAAACAGACCTCCCAGTCCTAAATGTATATTGTAGCAAACCAGAACAGGAGGTGTGTATTGAGGGATTGTAGAAAGGGTCTCTTAGGGAGACTACCCAATACCTATCATTTCTCATCACTACTGCACTTCACCTTTCAAAAGGTTCTGGACAGGGACCAGCCATTTCTGTGCTAGAGGATCGCTTCAGACCAAATATGACGGTGAGAGCTCCCTTCCCCCATTCTGCTCCTGGACCACCATCCTCATCCTCCCCATCTCCTCAACTCCCTTCTTCATTCCTCCCTACGAACTGTTATGTTGAAATTAGTTTTCTTTACTGTGGGGAGTAACTTTCTCCCATCTACATTATGTGTGGGGGAACATTTTTTGCTTATCGCAAACCCATCTAAGTCCTTGGGTCTGAGAACCTGGGGGATGTGGGAAGAGGCTAGGATACACAGAGCTCAGAACCCATCCACCACCTCTGGGGCTCTGTAAATGAGAGGTAGACACTTCCTCAGCCAGGAAATGAGAAAGCATTAGGGGGCTGAAGAGTGGAAAGTACAGGATGTCTGTGAAATGGGAAGAAAGGCAGCCTGTTCCTAACatagaatatttgtaaaacactgcaaatcttaaaatgtttaCATGTATTCTCTATTAGATAGGAGGGAATTGGCAAATTGTAGATGGACTATAGGAATTTTTTTGCAGGGGAGAGAAGGGACCCATAAGGTCTGCTTAATCCCAAGGGCCAAACTAGGTTCAAGGGGGCAAGTTGTAGAGGCAAATTTTGATCCAATGTTCCTAAGGACATCTGGCAACAAGAGTTCAGAACTGGTGAAGAAACCTAGCTTCAATCAAAGGTAGATACAGCCCCCCAAACCTCAACAAGGCAGAGTGATGACCAGGCATAGGGgctaggaaactgaggtctctaGAATCCAGCTCCAGGGCCTTGTGGACTCATTCCTTCTGGGTCTTTTTGTTGTGGTTTAATTCGACCTTGGTTTCCTAGagctttttgtttttggtttttggaaaggcaatgggttaagtgacttgcccaaggtcacacagctaggtaattaagtgtctgaggccagatttaaactcaggtcttcctgactccagggctggtgttctatccactgtgcctcctccCCATAGaaggtcttttaaaaattattatattgaagttttgggttttttttttttttttgcaaaacaatggggttaagtcatttgcccaaagtcacatagccaggtaaatattaagtatctgaggccagatttgaattcaag
This region includes:
- the PSMB10 gene encoding proteasome subunit beta type-10 — protein: MLHPTWEAQGGFSFENCQRNTFLESSLKGLHVPHARKTGTTIAGIVFKEGVILGSDTRATNDSVVADKNCEKIHFISPNIYCCGAGVAADADMTTQLMASNMELHALSTGRKPRVATVTRMLRQMLFRYQGHIGASLIVGGVDVTGPHLYSVHPHGSYSHLLFTAMGSGQGPAISVLEDRFRPNMTLEEGQQLVMEAVTAGILDDLGSGSNVDICVITQAGTKIQREVSTPAVISKRQGKYRYPEGTTAVMKETVTPLPLEMIEETVQTMEVE